DNA sequence from the Chlamydiota bacterium genome:
TGACGGCCTTAGCCAAGATTTTTTCTTTGAATCAGAAGGATATTTATAAAAAAATTGCAAAGAAAAAGAATTTTATATGGATTAAGAGAAAGGTGGATAAAGGGGAAGCGTCCGCATGTTTGGCTTTGAAGTTAAAAGGGGTCTATTTCATAGAAGAAACGAAGCGAATTTACCCTGGTGGGAAGCTGTTAAGTCATGTTTTAGGATTTACAGGTCTTGATGACAAAGGTTTGGAAGGGTTAGAGCTTCAGTTTAATAAATATTTAAAAGGTAAACCGGGTTGGAAGTTGTCAGAACGTGATGCAACGGGACGGGAGGTTTTGACTCCCTTAAAATTTGAGGTTCGTCCAGAAGATGGCTTTAATCTTGTTCTGACCATTGATGCTGGGATTCAAACCCTTGTAGAATCTCAGTTAGATCAGGTGATGGAGGAGTTTGATGCCCAGAGCGCAACAGCGGTTGTGATAGAACCTCAAAGTGGTGAGATTTTGGCTCTGGCAAATCGGCCTGCTTATGATTTGAATGAGGTCTCGAAATATCCATCTTCGGTAAGACGTAATCGGGCCATTACTGATTTTTTTGAACCCGGTTCGACTTTAAAGCCGGTGGTTGTCTCGGCTGCTTTACAGGAAAAACTCGTTAAACTTTCGGATCGGTTTTATTGCGAAAATGGAGTTTTCTCAATTCCGGGGGGGCATCTTCTTCATGATGTGCACCCTTATGGGGTGCTTTCGGTAGAGGATATTGTCGTTAAATCAAGTAATATTGGAATGGCAAAAATTGGATGTCGTTTGGGCGCTCATCAGCTCTATCACTATTTAAAAAAGTTTGGTTTTGGGAATGAAACAGGGATTGATTTACCAGGGGAAATTTCAGGCTGGCTTCATCCCCTTTCCCAGTGGTCAAAATTGACTCCTTACATGGTTCCCATGGGGCAAGAGATTACGGTGACGGCCGTTCAATTGGCGAGGGCCTATTGTGCCCTAGCCAATCAGGGTGTTTTGGTAAGGCCCCATTTGATTCGCCAGATTGTTGATACCGAAGGGAATTCCATTTTGCAAGCGAAGACTCAAGGGAAGGAACAGGTGCTTTCGCAAGAAGCCGTGAATCAAATTGTTCAAGCGATGAAGGGTGTTGTCAGTGAGGACGGGACGGGTTATAACGCTCAGGTTGAGGGATATTCGGTTGCTGGTAAAACAGGAACTGCGCAAAAAGTTGTTGAGGGGGGAAAATATTCTCATTCAAAATTTGTTTCGTCATTTGTAGGTTTTTTACCGGCAGATCATCCTCAAGCGGTTGTTTTAGTTGTGGTCAATGAACCTCAGCATTTTCATTATGGCGGGACTGTTGCTGCTCCTGCTTTTAAGGAAATAGCCGGTGACTTGATGCGATATTTAGAAGTGCCTCCAGATCAGATGTTGGCAAAGAAAGAAAAAACAGAATGAAATTACGTCATTTAATCACTCAGTTGGAAATTTTGAAAGTGAGTGGAAATTTAGATCAAGAAATTTCTGGGATTTCATACGATTCAAGAAAGATCAGTCCTGGAGATTTGTTTGTCGCATGGCAAGGGACATATTCAGATGGTATTTCCTTTGTTGAAGAGGCTTTGAGTCGAGGGGTAGTTGCCTTCTGCCTTGAAAATGAATGGAAAGGAGCATCATCGACTACTGATTCTATCCCTCGGGTCCGTGTGAAAGATGCCCGCTCTTCCTTGGCTGATTTGGCGAAGGCTTTTTATAGAAACCCAACTCAGGCGCTTCAGACGATTGGAGTTACGGGGACCAATGGAAAGACAACTGTTAGTTTTTTAATTGAGTCTATTCTTCGCTCTTCAGGAATTCGTTGCGGACTTTTAGGAACTGTTTTATACAAGATAGACGAGCGCTTCATGGTTGCCGATCGGACCACTCCAGAATCTTTGGATATTCAAAAGTTTGCTCATGATATGGTAAATTCGGGTTGTTCGTCTCTTGTGATGGAGGTTTCAAGTCATGCCTTGGAACAAGGAAGGGTGAGAGGGATCAATTTTGATGCGGCCCTCTTTACAAATTTGACGCAGGATCATTTAGATTATCATAAAAATTTTGAAAATTATTTCCGAGCGAAGGCTCGTCTATTTGAAAATTTAAAGCGGGACGCAGTGGCCGTCATTAATGAAGATGACTTTTATGGGAAAAGGTTATCACATCTTACTTCAGGGCGAATCGTGAGTTATGGGTTTTCGCCAGAGCGCATGGTTTGGGCGAGAAATATTGTCCTAAATTCTGAAAAAAGTGTTTTTGAAATTGTTTTTCCAGAAGGGGTCATAAAATTATCTCTTTCGATCTTAGGCAGGTTCAATGTGACCAATGCCTTGGCTGCTTTTGCTGGTACTTGGGCTTTGGGGGTTGATCCCGAAAAGATTAAAGAGGGATTAGAGGCTTTAGATCAGGTTCCAGGCAGAATGCAATTTGTTCCTATTCCTTTACCTTTTCAGGTTATGGTGGACTATGCGCATACTGAAGATGCTTTAAAAAATGTCTTATCGACTTTACGCCCTTTGGTCAAGGGGCGCTTGATCACTGTTTTTGGCTGTGGGGGAGATCGTGATTCTGATAAGCGGCCAAAGATGGGACGGGTCGCGGCTCTTTTTTCTGATCAGGTGGTGATCACTTCTGATAATCCAAGGAGTGAGGACCCCTCTTTCATTGCTTTACAGATTGAAGAAGGAGTGAAAGAATACCAAAAACCGTTTAAGAGAATTTTAGATCGTCGAGAAGCCATTGAATTTGCAATGAGCGAGGCCCAAGAAGGAGATTTGATACTCATTGCTGGGAAGGGTCATGAAAAATTTCAAGAGACAGGTCGTGTTCGTATTCCATTTGATGATGTGGTGGTGGCGGAACAAACAGTTCAAAGTTTAAAGTTCAGTGCGCCAAGCAAGCCAACAAAAGCAAGCCGAAATAAGGAGCCTGAGTAAAGGCTAACCACCGACTCAGAACTGAACTCTGCACTTGGAGAGGCAACGAACCGAGTGAAGCCAGAGGGAA
Encoded proteins:
- a CDS encoding penicillin-binding protein 2, which encodes MKLSHKFRTLVVAMILLAGLGGVIVRLFFLQVLWHDFFFEKASRQQRFSLTLPPKRGKILDRKGRDLAISVPIKSFYVVPSEIKDMAKTVTALAKIFSLNQKDIYKKIAKKKNFIWIKRKVDKGEASACLALKLKGVYFIEETKRIYPGGKLLSHVLGFTGLDDKGLEGLELQFNKYLKGKPGWKLSERDATGREVLTPLKFEVRPEDGFNLVLTIDAGIQTLVESQLDQVMEEFDAQSATAVVIEPQSGEILALANRPAYDLNEVSKYPSSVRRNRAITDFFEPGSTLKPVVVSAALQEKLVKLSDRFYCENGVFSIPGGHLLHDVHPYGVLSVEDIVVKSSNIGMAKIGCRLGAHQLYHYLKKFGFGNETGIDLPGEISGWLHPLSQWSKLTPYMVPMGQEITVTAVQLARAYCALANQGVLVRPHLIRQIVDTEGNSILQAKTQGKEQVLSQEAVNQIVQAMKGVVSEDGTGYNAQVEGYSVAGKTGTAQKVVEGGKYSHSKFVSSFVGFLPADHPQAVVLVVVNEPQHFHYGGTVAAPAFKEIAGDLMRYLEVPPDQMLAKKEKTE
- a CDS encoding UDP-N-acetylmuramoyl-L-alanyl-D-glutamate--2,6-diaminopimelate ligase; amino-acid sequence: MKLRHLITQLEILKVSGNLDQEISGISYDSRKISPGDLFVAWQGTYSDGISFVEEALSRGVVAFCLENEWKGASSTTDSIPRVRVKDARSSLADLAKAFYRNPTQALQTIGVTGTNGKTTVSFLIESILRSSGIRCGLLGTVLYKIDERFMVADRTTPESLDIQKFAHDMVNSGCSSLVMEVSSHALEQGRVRGINFDAALFTNLTQDHLDYHKNFENYFRAKARLFENLKRDAVAVINEDDFYGKRLSHLTSGRIVSYGFSPERMVWARNIVLNSEKSVFEIVFPEGVIKLSLSILGRFNVTNALAAFAGTWALGVDPEKIKEGLEALDQVPGRMQFVPIPLPFQVMVDYAHTEDALKNVLSTLRPLVKGRLITVFGCGGDRDSDKRPKMGRVAALFSDQVVITSDNPRSEDPSFIALQIEEGVKEYQKPFKRILDRREAIEFAMSEAQEGDLILIAGKGHEKFQETGRVRIPFDDVVVAEQTVQSLKFSAPSKPTKASRNKEPE